In Micromonospora sp. NBC_01813, the following are encoded in one genomic region:
- a CDS encoding DUF7782 domain-containing protein, which translates to MTDETTTYPALLDAAGIDRLRTALTTARFTSTGIAERLGPQATAAVSRNDYRAALRRTGDGDPLDTLIRIFICAQTESTAAVSAALAPLPLTDALAAGLVEPAPGGPGLRQGVDLEPYGDDWWVISDVPAHLRAGQPLAADHVLGVGGSSTTLADAVRRRPVGTALDLGTGCGVQALHLAGHATSVTATDLSARALRFAATTAALSGQRWELLHGDLAAPVAGRRFDLVVSNPPFVVGPGTATHVYRDSGRIGDGVCAELAAAADDLLADGGTMHYLANWLHVTGEDWAERVAGWLTGTGLDAWVIQREVADPVSYVNLWLADASEGPDAHRAAAWLDWFDAQKVEAVGFGLVTLRRAGHTDPVVRVEELRQQVTPPLGERVDEWFSRQDWLRARDDAGLLAARYQAADGLRLRQEASLGEDGWAVDRQTVTMTDGLRWSEEIDPLVLALIGGCDGAMAMRDQVTLLATAYGVPESELVDAAAPIVGRLVERGILRPV; encoded by the coding sequence GTGACCGACGAAACCACCACGTACCCCGCGTTGCTCGACGCGGCCGGGATCGACCGGCTCCGCACCGCACTGACCACGGCCCGGTTCACCTCGACCGGCATTGCCGAGCGGCTCGGGCCACAGGCCACCGCGGCCGTGTCCCGCAACGACTACCGCGCCGCGCTGCGCCGCACCGGCGACGGTGATCCACTCGACACCCTGATCCGGATCTTCATCTGCGCGCAGACCGAGTCCACGGCGGCGGTCAGCGCCGCGCTGGCGCCGCTGCCGTTGACCGACGCGCTCGCCGCCGGGCTGGTGGAGCCGGCCCCGGGTGGTCCAGGGCTGCGCCAGGGCGTCGACCTGGAGCCGTACGGCGATGACTGGTGGGTGATCTCCGACGTGCCGGCGCACCTGCGGGCCGGGCAGCCACTCGCCGCCGACCATGTCCTCGGCGTCGGCGGCTCCTCGACCACCCTGGCCGACGCGGTCCGCCGCCGGCCGGTCGGCACCGCGTTGGACCTGGGCACCGGCTGCGGCGTACAGGCGCTGCACCTGGCCGGACACGCGACCAGCGTCACCGCGACCGATCTGTCCGCCCGCGCGCTACGCTTCGCCGCCACCACCGCGGCGCTCAGCGGGCAACGGTGGGAACTGCTGCACGGCGACCTGGCCGCGCCGGTGGCCGGCCGTCGCTTCGACCTCGTGGTCAGCAACCCGCCGTTCGTGGTCGGGCCCGGCACCGCCACCCACGTCTACCGTGACTCGGGCCGGATCGGCGACGGCGTCTGCGCCGAGCTCGCGGCCGCCGCCGACGACCTGTTGGCCGACGGCGGCACCATGCACTATCTGGCCAACTGGCTGCACGTCACCGGCGAGGACTGGGCCGAACGGGTCGCGGGTTGGCTCACCGGCACCGGTCTCGACGCGTGGGTGATCCAGCGCGAGGTGGCCGACCCGGTCTCCTACGTGAACCTGTGGCTGGCCGACGCGAGCGAGGGGCCCGACGCGCACCGGGCCGCCGCCTGGCTCGACTGGTTCGACGCGCAGAAGGTCGAGGCGGTCGGTTTCGGGCTGGTCACGCTGCGCCGAGCCGGCCACACCGACCCGGTGGTCCGGGTCGAGGAACTGCGCCAGCAGGTGACGCCGCCGCTGGGCGAACGGGTCGACGAGTGGTTCTCCCGCCAGGACTGGCTACGGGCCCGCGACGACGCCGGCCTGCTCGCGGCGCGATACCAGGCCGCGGACGGGCTGCGGCTACGGCAGGAAGCCAGCCTCGGCGAGGACGGCTGGGCGGTGGACCGGCAGACCGTCACGATGACCGACGGGCTGCGCTGGTCCGAGGAGATCGATCCGCTGGTGCTGGCCCTGATCGGCGGGTGCGACGGCGCGATGGCGATGCGCGATCAGGTGACGCTGCTGGCCACCGCGTACGGCGTACCGGAAAGCGAGCTGGTCGATGCCGCCGCGCCGATCGTCGGTCGGCTGGTCGAGCGGGGCATCCTGCGGCCGGTGTGA
- a CDS encoding DUF3099 domain-containing protein, producing the protein MRRTVDRPTLITDAGQSPGDQLRHRQRRYVAMMSVRIGCLIVGAVLVTVEAPLLWLWLSICGVGMILVPWLAVLLANDGPPKDRHRRNDQWHRAGGQGQSAVGAVPTPTPPATVIDVEP; encoded by the coding sequence GTGAGACGGACCGTTGACCGCCCGACGCTGATCACGGACGCCGGGCAGAGCCCGGGTGATCAGCTGCGGCACCGCCAACGCCGGTACGTGGCCATGATGTCGGTCCGGATCGGCTGCCTGATCGTGGGCGCGGTGCTGGTCACGGTGGAGGCGCCGTTGCTCTGGCTCTGGTTGTCGATCTGCGGGGTCGGGATGATCCTGGTGCCCTGGCTGGCCGTCCTGCTCGCCAACGACGGCCCGCCCAAGGACCGGCACCGGAGAAACGACCAGTGGCACCGGGCAGGGGGCCAGGGGCAGTCGGCCGTCGGCGCGGTACCCACCCCGACACCACCGGCGACGGTCATCGACGTGGAGCCCTGA
- a CDS encoding HhH-GPD-type base excision DNA repair protein encodes MTLSLPIEAEANELLRRSPLALLVAMILDQQVPMEKAFSAPYDLTLRLGHEPDARELADFDPEKLIEVFAQRPALHRFPKAMAARVQQVCRIVVDRYAGDPARIWTEAPDGAAALARIGELPGFGKQKAQIFLALLGKRYGVDPAGWREAAGEYGREGAHVSVADIVDEDSLVRVREHKQQMKAAAKAAKT; translated from the coding sequence ATGACACTGTCGCTGCCGATCGAGGCGGAGGCGAACGAGCTGCTGCGCCGCAGCCCGTTGGCTCTGCTCGTCGCGATGATCCTGGACCAGCAGGTGCCGATGGAGAAGGCGTTCTCCGCGCCGTACGATCTGACCCTTCGGCTGGGGCACGAGCCGGACGCCCGGGAGCTGGCCGACTTCGACCCGGAGAAGCTGATCGAGGTCTTCGCGCAGCGGCCGGCGCTGCACCGGTTCCCCAAGGCGATGGCGGCACGGGTGCAGCAGGTGTGCCGGATCGTGGTCGACCGGTACGCCGGCGATCCGGCCCGGATCTGGACCGAGGCTCCGGACGGGGCCGCCGCGCTGGCCCGGATCGGCGAGTTGCCCGGGTTCGGCAAGCAGAAGGCACAGATCTTCCTCGCCCTGCTCGGCAAGCGGTACGGCGTGGACCCGGCCGGCTGGCGGGAGGCGGCCGGCGAGTACGGTCGCGAGGGGGCGCACGTCTCGGTGGCCGACATCGTCGACGAGGACTCCCTGGTGCGCGTCCGGGAGCACAAGCAGCAGATGAAGGCGGCGGCCAAGGCCGCGAAGACATGA